In one Deltaproteobacteria bacterium genomic region, the following are encoded:
- a CDS encoding argininosuccinate synthase, with protein sequence MKKVKKVVLAYSGGLDTSVILAWLVENYDCEVIAFVADLGQGEELGPVRAKAMKTGASKVYVENVQDEFVRDFVFPALMANAVYEGLYLLGTSIARPLIAKKQIEVARREKADAVSHGATGKGNDQVRFELTYYALMPGIRVIAPWREWDLTSRTDLVNYAKKRGIPTPVTAAKPYSSDRNLLHISFEGGILEDPWMEPPESMFVLTRSPEKAPNRPEYVEVDFAQGIPVAVNGKKMGPAKLLAHLNALGGKHGIGRVDLVENRYVGMKSHGVYETPGGTILHAAHRAVESLTLDREVMHLRDSLMPRFAELIYNGYWYSPEMDLLKGMVVATQENVTGTARLKLYKGGITVAGRKSPVSLYRTDFATFEKETVFNQADATGFIKINALRLMIRSMLKQRKG encoded by the coding sequence TTGAAAAAAGTGAAGAAAGTTGTCCTGGCGTATTCGGGAGGGCTCGACACCTCGGTCATCCTCGCGTGGCTCGTCGAGAATTACGACTGCGAGGTGATCGCCTTTGTCGCCGACCTCGGGCAGGGAGAGGAGCTGGGCCCCGTGCGCGCCAAGGCGATGAAGACCGGCGCCTCGAAGGTCTACGTGGAGAACGTGCAGGACGAGTTCGTCCGCGACTTCGTCTTCCCCGCGCTCATGGCGAACGCGGTCTACGAGGGCCTGTATCTCCTCGGCACCTCCATCGCCCGGCCCCTGATCGCCAAGAAGCAGATCGAGGTGGCCAGAAGGGAGAAGGCCGACGCGGTCTCCCACGGCGCCACCGGGAAGGGGAACGACCAGGTACGCTTCGAACTCACCTACTACGCCCTGATGCCCGGGATCCGCGTCATCGCCCCGTGGCGCGAATGGGACCTCACCTCGCGGACCGACCTGGTGAATTACGCGAAGAAGCGCGGCATCCCGACGCCGGTCACCGCGGCCAAGCCGTACTCCAGCGACCGGAACCTGCTCCACATCAGCTTCGAGGGGGGGATCCTCGAGGATCCGTGGATGGAACCGCCCGAGAGCATGTTCGTCCTCACCCGGTCCCCGGAGAAGGCGCCGAACCGTCCCGAGTACGTGGAGGTCGACTTCGCGCAGGGAATCCCCGTGGCGGTCAACGGGAAGAAAATGGGGCCGGCGAAGCTCCTTGCCCACCTGAACGCCCTCGGGGGGAAGCACGGCATCGGCCGCGTGGACCTCGTCGAGAACCGGTACGTGGGGATGAAGTCCCACGGCGTCTACGAGACGCCGGGCGGGACGATCCTGCACGCGGCGCACCGGGCCGTCGAGTCGCTCACCCTCGACCGCGAGGTGATGCACCTGCGCGATTCCCTCATGCCCCGGTTCGCCGAGCTCATCTACAACGGCTACTGGTATTCGCCGGAGATGGATCTCCTCAAGGGGATGGTCGTCGCGACCCAGGAGAACGTGACGGGCACCGCGCGGCTGAAACTGTACAAGGGCGGGATCACCGTGGCCGGCCGGAAGAGCCCCGTTTCCCTCTACCGGACCGACTTCGCGACGTTCGAGAAGGAGACCGTCTTCAACCAGGCGGACGCGACCGGGTTCATCAAGATCAACGCGCTGCGCCTCATGATCCGGTCGATGCTCAAACAGCGGAAGGGCTGA
- a CDS encoding aspartate aminotransferase family protein — protein sequence MTGAEAIALTQRYQMGNYSRFPVTFVRGEGSWLYDDLGKQYLDFLGGIAVAILGHAHPAVTRAITEQAGRLVHVSNLFHVPVQARLGERLSVATTGGKVFFCNSGTEANEAAIKLARRWAFDRHGEGRHGIVVLEGSFHGRTYGGLSATAQPKFHQGFEPMLPGFATVPLGDIDALDEALTDQVCAFFVEPIQGESGVRMHPPGYLKEAETLCRRKGILLVADEIQTGMGRTGAFLASHRFDIVPDVVTLAKGIANGLPLGAVVARDEVAAVFVPGTHGSTFGGNPVCCAAANVVMDILESAGFYDAVVRKGERLQGGLSEIAARRTDIRNVRGVGLMVGAEMACETKPIAAKCLDAGLVVNAAAGNILRFLPPLTVTEGEIDRALEILSAVLPAEGWKS from the coding sequence ATGACCGGCGCGGAGGCGATCGCATTGACGCAGCGGTACCAGATGGGAAACTACTCCCGTTTCCCGGTGACCTTTGTCCGCGGCGAGGGGAGCTGGCTGTACGACGATCTCGGCAAGCAGTACCTGGATTTCCTTGGCGGGATCGCCGTGGCGATTCTGGGGCACGCCCACCCGGCGGTCACGCGCGCGATCACGGAGCAGGCGGGGCGCCTGGTGCACGTCTCCAACCTGTTCCACGTCCCCGTCCAGGCCAGGCTGGGGGAGCGCCTGTCCGTCGCGACGACCGGGGGGAAGGTCTTCTTCTGCAACAGCGGAACGGAGGCGAACGAGGCGGCGATCAAACTGGCTCGCAGGTGGGCCTTCGATCGTCACGGAGAGGGCCGGCACGGGATCGTCGTGCTGGAGGGATCGTTCCATGGCCGCACCTACGGCGGGCTCTCCGCCACGGCGCAGCCGAAGTTCCACCAGGGGTTCGAGCCGATGCTTCCGGGGTTCGCCACGGTCCCCCTCGGTGACATCGACGCGCTCGACGAGGCGCTGACGGACCAGGTCTGCGCGTTCTTCGTCGAGCCGATCCAGGGGGAAAGCGGGGTGAGGATGCACCCCCCCGGCTATCTGAAGGAGGCGGAAACCCTCTGCCGCAGGAAGGGGATCCTCCTCGTCGCGGACGAGATCCAGACGGGGATGGGACGGACCGGAGCGTTCCTCGCGTCCCATCGGTTCGACATCGTGCCCGACGTGGTGACGCTGGCGAAGGGGATCGCGAACGGCCTACCCCTTGGGGCCGTCGTCGCGCGCGACGAGGTGGCCGCCGTTTTCGTCCCGGGCACGCACGGCAGCACGTTCGGCGGGAACCCGGTCTGCTGCGCCGCCGCCAACGTGGTGATGGACATTCTGGAATCCGCCGGCTTCTACGACGCCGTGGTCCGCAAGGGGGAGCGGCTTCAGGGGGGGCTCTCGGAGATCGCCGCCCGGCGGACCGACATCCGGAACGTCCGGGGCGTCGGCCTCATGGTGGGCGCGGAGATGGCGTGCGAGACGAAACCGATCGCCGCGAAGTGCCTCGACGCGGGCCTCGTCGTCAACGCGGCGGCGGGAAACATCCTGCGGTTCCTTCCTCCCCTCACCGTCACGGAGGGGGAGATCGACCGGGCGCTCGAGATCCTTTCGGCGGTCCTGCCGGCGGAGGGGTGGAAGTCGTGA
- the argF gene encoding ornithine carbamoyltransferase — MKRDLLRILDLSDREILSLIRSGMTWKRRGGSPRAPRPLAGKSLAMIFQKASTRTRVSFEVAMTRLGGHALFLSPQDTQIGRGEPIRDTARVLSRYADAVMIRTFAHETAVELAASATIPVINGLTDRHHPCQILADLMTAAERGKDLRKMRVAFIGDGNNVANSWVEAAHVLGFDLRIACPKGFEPDPAVRKDAGSIGRGEVRIVRDPAEAARGADVLYTDVWTSMGQEAEGRRRLAAFKGYCVDAALLRLADPGAIVMHCLPAHRGEEITDAVLEGPHSAVFDEAENRLHIQMAVLEKLIKH; from the coding sequence GTGAAGAGGGACCTGCTCCGGATCCTCGACCTCTCCGATCGGGAGATCCTCTCCCTGATCCGGTCGGGGATGACGTGGAAGCGCCGCGGGGGATCGCCGAGGGCGCCCCGGCCGCTCGCGGGGAAGTCGCTCGCGATGATCTTCCAGAAGGCGTCGACCCGGACCCGCGTCTCGTTCGAGGTCGCGATGACCCGGCTGGGAGGCCACGCGCTCTTCCTCTCCCCGCAGGACACGCAGATCGGGCGGGGGGAGCCGATCCGGGACACGGCGCGCGTCCTTTCCCGGTACGCCGACGCCGTGATGATCCGGACGTTCGCGCATGAAACGGCGGTGGAGCTCGCCGCGTCCGCGACCATCCCGGTGATCAACGGGCTGACGGACCGCCACCACCCGTGCCAGATCCTCGCCGACCTGATGACCGCGGCGGAGCGGGGGAAGGACCTGCGGAAGATGCGGGTGGCGTTCATCGGCGACGGCAACAACGTGGCCAATTCGTGGGTCGAGGCGGCCCACGTCCTCGGTTTCGACCTGCGGATCGCGTGCCCGAAGGGGTTCGAACCGGATCCCGCGGTTCGGAAGGATGCCGGATCGATCGGCCGCGGAGAGGTCCGGATCGTCCGCGACCCCGCGGAAGCGGCGCGCGGAGCCGACGTTCTTTACACGGACGTCTGGACCAGCATGGGACAGGAAGCCGAGGGCCGGAGACGGCTCGCCGCCTTCAAGGGGTACTGCGTCGACGCGGCGCTGCTGCGGCTGGCGGATCCCGGGGCGATCGTGATGCACTGCCTCCCCGCCCACCGTGGCGAGGAGATCACCGATGCGGTGCTCGAGGGGCCGCACTCCGCCGTCTTCGACGAGGCGGAGAACCGCCTGCACATCCAGATGGCCGTTCTCGAAAAGCTCATCAAACACTGA
- the hslV gene encoding ATP-dependent protease subunit HslV, protein MTEFRGTTIVAVARGGRIAVAGDGQVTMGNVILKQTAKKIRRLHDGHVVAGFAGSTADAFTLFEKFEAKLSEFRGNLRRAAVELAKDWRTDRVLRRLEALMVVTDGNDLMLLSGTGDVVEPDDGVLGIGSGGSFALAAARALLLHSELPAGEIAREAVRIASEICVFTNGNVVSEEIEAS, encoded by the coding sequence ATGACGGAATTCCGGGGAACGACGATCGTCGCCGTCGCTCGCGGGGGGCGGATTGCCGTCGCCGGGGACGGCCAGGTGACGATGGGGAACGTCATCCTCAAGCAAACCGCGAAGAAGATCCGGCGGCTCCACGACGGGCACGTGGTCGCGGGATTCGCCGGGAGCACCGCCGACGCGTTCACCCTGTTCGAGAAGTTCGAGGCGAAGCTGTCGGAGTTCCGGGGGAACCTGCGGCGGGCCGCCGTGGAACTGGCGAAGGATTGGCGCACGGACCGCGTGCTGCGGCGGCTCGAGGCGCTGATGGTGGTTACCGACGGGAACGACCTCATGCTCCTGTCGGGGACCGGAGACGTGGTCGAGCCGGACGACGGCGTGCTCGGAATCGGTTCGGGAGGGTCGTTCGCCCTGGCGGCCGCGCGCGCGCTCCTTCTCCATTCGGAGCTGCCCGCCGGGGAGATCGCCCGGGAGGCCGTGCGGATCGCCTCGGAGATCTGCGTCTTCACGAACGGGAACGTCGTGTCCGAGGAGATCGAGGCGTCATGA
- a CDS encoding tyrosine-type recombinase/integrase, which produces MGKPVVERFTGFLAAERNASAETVRAYRREVVNLQRFLREDGNAGDAESVDWSKVTSADLRRFFSLQFDAARADTGEKIRPATAARKVSAVRTFLGFLVAQGEIDANPAVGIPAPRRAMRLPEFLPVDEMDAFLRDLPCGTLREKRDAAILELLYSSGLRVGELCSLRMRDLSIESPTVRVTGKGRKVRVVPVGGKAVRAIGEYLSVRPPAHGGEFRSGLDEPLFLNLRGNVGKESGRGISPRSVARILRERLDARVGAIGRHLSPHGMRHSFATHLLESGADLRAIQEMLGHASLSTTQRYARVNVSHLVRMYEEAHPLASRPGIPRREGRGK; this is translated from the coding sequence TTGGGAAAGCCGGTGGTCGAGCGGTTCACGGGGTTTCTTGCGGCCGAGCGGAACGCTTCGGCGGAGACCGTGCGCGCGTACCGGAGGGAAGTGGTAAACCTCCAGCGGTTCCTGCGGGAAGACGGAAACGCGGGGGACGCGGAATCCGTCGACTGGTCGAAGGTGACCTCCGCGGACCTCCGCCGCTTCTTCTCCCTGCAGTTCGACGCGGCGCGCGCGGACACCGGTGAGAAGATCCGTCCGGCGACGGCCGCCCGCAAGGTGTCCGCGGTCAGGACCTTCCTCGGGTTCCTCGTCGCGCAGGGAGAGATCGACGCCAATCCCGCCGTGGGAATCCCCGCGCCGCGGAGGGCGATGCGGCTGCCGGAGTTTCTCCCCGTCGACGAGATGGACGCTTTCCTGCGAGACCTTCCGTGCGGGACCCTCCGGGAGAAGCGGGACGCCGCGATCCTCGAGCTCCTGTACTCCTCCGGGCTTCGCGTCGGGGAGCTCTGCTCCCTGCGGATGCGGGACCTGTCGATCGAGTCGCCCACCGTTCGCGTCACGGGGAAGGGGAGGAAGGTTCGCGTCGTACCCGTCGGCGGGAAGGCGGTCCGCGCGATCGGGGAGTACCTGTCCGTCCGGCCCCCTGCACACGGTGGGGAGTTCCGGAGCGGGTTGGACGAGCCGCTCTTCCTCAACCTGCGGGGGAACGTCGGAAAGGAATCGGGACGCGGGATCTCTCCGAGGAGCGTGGCGAGGATCCTCCGGGAGCGGCTCGACGCGCGGGTCGGCGCGATCGGGCGCCACCTGTCGCCCCACGGGATGCGGCACTCCTTCGCCACCCATCTGCTCGAATCGGGGGCGGACCTCCGGGCGATCCAGGAGATGCTCGGGCACGCCTCGCTCTCGACGACGCAGCGGTACGCGCGGGTCAACGTGAGCCACCTCGTCCGGATGTACGAGGAGGCGCACCCGCTCGCGAGCCGCCCGGGGATCCCCCGGCGGGAGGGGAGGGGGAAATGA
- the argH gene encoding argininosuccinate lyase: MAKKKAWGGRFSGETDRFVEEFTASIPYDVLLYRHDIAGSVAHARMLGKRGILPKAEAERIVKALLAIRGEIESGKFSFDLSDEDIHMAIERRLIRKIGPVGGKLHTGRSRNDQVATDLRLYLREEIDEVLRLLAEIEETVVSRAEELFGIVLPGYTHLQRAQPILFSHYLLAYREMFARDADRFTETRRRVNVSPLGAGALAGSTFPLDRAFTARELGMDGVCENSVDAVSDRDFAADFLYACAVTMMHLSRLAEEMVYWSSSEFRFLSLPDALCTGSSIMPQKKNPDVAELIRGKTGRAYGNLTNLLTLMKGLPLAYNRDMQEDKEPVFDSARTVKDCLTGANLLLRGMAVNEERMRAACDDGFLTATDLADYLARKGVPFRKAHEITGRIVRHCEERGARLKDLSLKELRAFSKVIGEDVRSAISLTNSVRLRKTRGGTGAEAVRARLSSLRKK, encoded by the coding sequence ATGGCGAAGAAAAAGGCGTGGGGGGGGCGCTTCAGCGGCGAGACCGACCGGTTCGTCGAGGAGTTCACCGCTTCGATCCCGTACGACGTCCTGCTCTACCGGCACGACATCGCCGGGAGCGTCGCCCACGCGCGGATGCTGGGGAAGCGGGGGATCCTGCCGAAGGCCGAGGCGGAGCGGATCGTCAAGGCCCTGCTGGCGATCCGCGGGGAGATCGAATCGGGGAAATTCTCCTTCGATCTCTCCGACGAGGACATCCACATGGCGATCGAGCGTCGCCTGATCCGCAAGATCGGCCCGGTCGGGGGAAAGCTCCACACGGGGCGCAGCCGAAACGACCAGGTCGCAACCGATCTCCGGTTGTACCTGCGCGAGGAAATCGACGAGGTTCTCCGGCTCCTCGCGGAGATCGAGGAAACCGTTGTCTCCCGGGCCGAAGAGCTGTTCGGGATCGTCCTCCCCGGCTATACCCATCTTCAGCGGGCCCAGCCGATCCTCTTCTCCCATTACCTCCTGGCGTACCGGGAGATGTTCGCCCGGGACGCCGACCGGTTTACGGAGACGCGCCGGCGGGTGAACGTCTCCCCGCTCGGGGCGGGGGCGCTGGCCGGTTCCACGTTCCCCCTGGACCGGGCGTTCACGGCGCGGGAACTGGGGATGGACGGGGTATGCGAGAACAGCGTCGACGCCGTGTCGGATCGCGACTTCGCGGCCGACTTCCTGTACGCGTGCGCGGTGACGATGATGCACCTGTCGCGGCTCGCCGAGGAGATGGTGTACTGGTCGTCCTCGGAGTTTCGCTTTCTCTCCCTGCCGGACGCCCTGTGCACCGGGAGCAGCATCATGCCGCAGAAGAAGAACCCCGACGTGGCCGAACTCATCCGGGGGAAGACCGGGCGCGCCTACGGGAACCTCACGAACCTCCTCACCCTCATGAAGGGGCTTCCGCTCGCCTACAACCGCGACATGCAGGAGGACAAGGAGCCGGTCTTCGATTCGGCGCGCACCGTGAAGGATTGCCTCACCGGGGCGAATCTGCTGCTGCGGGGGATGGCGGTGAACGAGGAGCGGATGCGGGCGGCGTGCGACGACGGGTTCCTCACGGCCACCGACCTCGCGGACTACCTCGCGAGGAAGGGGGTGCCGTTCCGCAAGGCCCACGAGATCACCGGGAGGATCGTGCGGCATTGCGAGGAGCGCGGGGCGCGCCTGAAGGATCTCAGCCTCAAGGAGCTCCGGGCGTTTTCGAAGGTGATCGGCGAGGACGTCCGCAGCGCCATCTCCCTCACCAACTCCGTGCGCCTGCGGAAGACGCGCGGAGGGACGGGCGCCGAGGCGGTCCGGGCCCGCCTGTCGTCGCTCCGAAAAAAATGA
- the argB gene encoding acetylglutamate kinase, whose translation MEGYIRKAEMLIEALPYIREFTGKTVVVKYGGAAMKDDARMASFAQDIVLLQYVGIRPVVVHGGGPQIDRMLEKLSIPTRRAEGLRVTSPEAMEVVEMVLGGTVNQRIVALINTFGGKAVGLCGKDGGLILATKSSAKSRETGKPLDLGLVGDVKEVRPAVIRTLEADGFVPVIAPIGVGEGGEAYNINGDTAAAAVAAAVSAEKFILLTDVAGVLDAKGGRISTMTGAEAESAIRSGAITGGMIPKVECGLAALRAGVRKVHILDGRVPHSVLLEIFTDAGIGTEIVRVGREAGAE comes from the coding sequence ATGGAAGGGTATATCCGGAAAGCCGAGATGCTGATCGAAGCGTTGCCGTACATCCGGGAGTTCACCGGGAAGACGGTGGTGGTGAAGTACGGCGGCGCCGCGATGAAGGACGACGCGCGGATGGCGTCGTTCGCGCAGGACATCGTCCTGCTTCAGTACGTCGGGATCCGGCCCGTGGTCGTCCACGGCGGCGGGCCCCAGATCGACCGGATGCTGGAGAAGCTGTCGATCCCCACGCGGCGGGCGGAGGGGCTGCGGGTCACCTCCCCGGAGGCGATGGAAGTGGTGGAGATGGTCCTCGGCGGAACCGTCAACCAGCGGATCGTGGCGCTGATCAACACCTTCGGCGGGAAGGCGGTCGGCCTCTGCGGCAAGGACGGCGGGCTGATCCTCGCGACGAAGAGCTCGGCGAAGAGCAGGGAAACCGGCAAGCCGCTCGACCTGGGCCTGGTGGGAGACGTGAAGGAAGTGCGCCCGGCAGTGATTCGGACCCTCGAGGCCGACGGCTTCGTCCCGGTCATCGCGCCGATCGGAGTCGGGGAGGGTGGCGAGGCGTACAACATCAACGGTGACACGGCCGCCGCCGCCGTCGCCGCCGCCGTCTCCGCGGAGAAGTTCATCCTGCTCACCGATGTGGCGGGCGTCCTGGACGCGAAGGGCGGGCGCATCTCCACGATGACCGGGGCGGAGGCCGAATCCGCCATCCGGTCGGGCGCGATCACGGGAGGGATGATCCCGAAGGTGGAGTGCGGGCTGGCGGCGCTGCGCGCGGGGGTCCGGAAAGTCCATATCCTCGACGGGCGGGTTCCCCACAGCGTCCTCCTCGAGATCTTCACGGACGCCGGGATCGGAACCGAGATCGTCCGGGTGGGCCGGGAAGCGGGTGCGGAATGA
- the hslU gene encoding ATP-dependent protease ATPase subunit HslU: MTRAEPEDVGIRALIPREIVAELDRHIVGQADAKRAVAIALRNRWRRLQVPAELRDEIVPKNILMVGPTGVGKTEIARRLAKLAQAPFIKVEASKFTEVGYVGRDVESMIRDLVEIAVRMVRAEEMEKVADQAKAAAEERLLDLLLPRTPVKEGEATAGVDAGSADTRERFRVMLRAGKLSDRTVEVEFKEAAAPMLDLAGLGGGAPEGMEGNLQEMLSGLFPKRTRRKRMRVAEALGFLEKEEAARRVDTERVKQMAVERTEQSGIVFLDEIDKIAGRESLQGPDVSRQGVQRDLLPVVEGSAVHTKHGVVRTDHILFVAAGAFHVNKPSDLIPELQGRFPIRVELSSLSKDDFARILTEPHGALTRQYEAMLSAEGVRLSFTPEAVLRIAEMACEVNDRTENIGARRLHTVMERLLDDLLFSAPEISGQEVVVTRPYVEERLAGIVKDADLSRYIL, translated from the coding sequence ATGACGCGGGCGGAACCGGAAGACGTCGGGATCCGCGCCTTGATCCCCCGGGAGATCGTCGCCGAGCTCGACCGGCACATCGTCGGGCAGGCGGATGCGAAGCGGGCGGTCGCGATCGCGCTGCGGAACCGCTGGCGCCGGCTGCAGGTCCCCGCGGAGCTGCGCGACGAGATCGTCCCGAAGAACATCCTCATGGTGGGGCCGACCGGGGTCGGGAAGACCGAGATCGCGCGGCGGCTGGCCAAGCTGGCGCAGGCGCCCTTCATCAAGGTGGAGGCGTCGAAGTTCACCGAGGTGGGGTACGTCGGGCGGGACGTCGAGTCGATGATCCGGGATCTCGTCGAGATCGCCGTCAGGATGGTCCGCGCCGAGGAGATGGAAAAGGTCGCCGACCAGGCGAAGGCGGCGGCCGAGGAGCGGCTCCTCGACCTGCTGCTCCCGCGCACCCCGGTGAAGGAGGGCGAGGCGACGGCCGGCGTCGACGCCGGGTCGGCGGACACGCGGGAGCGGTTCCGCGTCATGCTTCGCGCGGGGAAGCTCTCGGATCGCACCGTCGAGGTCGAGTTCAAGGAAGCGGCGGCGCCGATGCTCGACCTCGCGGGACTCGGGGGCGGCGCCCCGGAGGGAATGGAGGGGAACCTCCAGGAGATGCTCTCCGGACTGTTCCCGAAGCGGACGCGGAGGAAGCGGATGCGGGTCGCCGAGGCGCTCGGCTTCCTCGAGAAGGAGGAGGCGGCCCGCCGGGTCGACACGGAGCGCGTGAAGCAGATGGCGGTCGAGCGCACCGAGCAGTCGGGGATCGTGTTTCTCGACGAGATCGACAAGATCGCCGGCCGGGAATCGCTCCAGGGCCCCGACGTCTCCCGTCAGGGGGTCCAGCGGGACCTTCTGCCGGTCGTCGAGGGGTCCGCCGTCCACACGAAGCACGGCGTCGTGCGGACCGACCACATCCTGTTCGTCGCCGCGGGGGCGTTCCACGTGAACAAGCCGTCCGACCTCATCCCCGAGCTGCAGGGGCGGTTCCCGATCCGGGTGGAGCTGTCGTCCCTTTCCAAGGACGATTTCGCGCGGATCCTGACCGAGCCCCACGGCGCGCTCACGCGGCAGTACGAGGCGATGCTGTCGGCCGAGGGGGTCCGGCTCTCGTTCACGCCCGAGGCGGTGCTGCGGATCGCCGAGATGGCATGCGAGGTGAACGACCGCACCGAGAACATCGGCGCCCGCCGCCTCCACACGGTGATGGAGCGCCTGTTGGACGACCTCCTGTTCTCGGCCCCGGAGATCTCCGGGCAGGAGGTGGTCGTCACCCGGCCCTATGTCGAGGAGCGGCTCGCGGGGATCGTGAAGGACGCCGACCTCAGCCGCTACATCCTCTGA